Genomic DNA from Gimesia aquarii:
GCGAAACGTAAGATAATTAGAATCCATGATTCGAGAGTTAGGATTACTACTGGCTTCTTCAATTTTAGGGGCTTCTTCAGCCAATATGATGGATTTGGCAAAGATGTTATCTGCAAATTTTTGGGGAATATCTGAAGGCAGGTCCCCAGTAAACTCAAAACTAAGAGTCATCTGTTCCAGATCCAGATTTGCTGAGCCTCTTGCATGACCGGGAACAATTTCTCCCAGTCCAAGCTGAATCTTGTCGACAATTGAACTTTTCCAAAAGTCAGGCTTCTCTTTCAGTGTTTTTTCATAGAATTCATCAAAACCGTTTACTTTAAAAGTGGCTTTCCGTCTGGTGACATCGATCAGATTTTTTGCATTTTGAAGGGCTGTTTGGTTCTGTCCTTTGCTGGCAGCCATTTGTGTATCAGTCTGTGAGGAGCTCGACTTTGCGATTTGTTTTTTAATCCATTCAATTCCCTTTGGAAGACCTTCGTCAATCATGGTCTGGTAGTGATCGTTACCATTTCCTGCTACGAATTCGACTTCAGTTCCTTGTGTTTTTAATTGTGAGGCAAAATTCTGTGAATTTGTAAAAGACGTAACAGGATCTTCACGTGAATGAAATATAAATACGGGGCAGGTAAGATTACTAATATGTGATTGAGGTGAACTGAGTCTGAGGAAGTCTTCCACATCTGGAATGACCGCTTTTATTGTAGGCAGATATTCTGCCATAGATTTTTTAAGATCAACTGAAGCGGCGTAAGCCAGACAGCCTTTGACTTGAGGGTAATGCTCTGCGAATAACAGTGAGAGTGTTCCCGCTGAACTATGACCTGCGATAAAGACGTTGTTTTTATCAATTCCCGGAATTACAGCTTGTGTTTCCAAAAACGCGTGTACACAATTAACCAGTCCTGCTTTACTTTTCCTGAAATCGCTATGAGCGTTTTTTACCTCGAAATTTGTTGATTGTTCACGTCTCCACAAGTGGCCGTCCAGAGAAAAGGTAATCACAGCGAATCCGGCTTTGAGGTAGGGTTCGTGTTCCGGGTTTGGCATTAAATCTGGAGGGTCGATCTCCATTCCAGTAAGCAGATTTGATCCGGCTGGAGGCACTAGAATACAAGGGACCGGTGAAGCCGGATCAATATCTGGTGGCAGATATACCCTGAATTTCATATTGGCACCAGCTGGAGATTCTCCTTCGAAGCTTCTCGAATTTTGTGCCTCATAGACTTTGCCGATAGACGCTGTTTTTCTTTCTCTATAAACGCTAAAGCCTGAGGCGCCTTCTGCTGGCCAACTCATTAACATTGGTTTAATCTGAGATAGATCGAATTTGGAGCGCTGTGTTTGATTTGAAGAACGAGTCGGAGAGTTTGGTTGCCTGGTCTTGGGAAAATGGCCTCGAGAGTCACTACTTAGTTGATTGTTGATGTTGCTAATCGATGTTGGACTAGATTGAGAGGTTTCATTGAATTCGGCAGAATCGGGAGCAGTAAAACTGGGACTTCGGCTTGAGGAAATACTAATTAAGCTTCCAAATGTCAGGGTGAAAGAAATGAGCAATAAGAGTGCTCCTGTCACAAACGTTGCCAGTGACTGCTTGGTTTGTTCAATACGGGAGATTGCAAAATACACGTTGTATAGAGGAACAATCAGGCAGAGAATTAGTTCGGTGCCACTTTCTTTGCCGGCTTCGATCAGTAACCCCAGACCACCAGCAAAGACACAGCCAATAGCAACAATACATGTCAGCATAAAAGCCAACATTAAAAAATGGCTCTGCATCAGAAAGAGAACCAGGTTTAACAGGATTAATCCAATTGACGTAACAGCGATAAAGGGAGTCAATCCATATTTTTTTAAAGAAAAATCAGATGGCGATTTCTTTTTCTTCTTTGGTGTTTTGTTCTTTTTTTTCACACTTGGTTTGACTACGGAACCGCCACTCAAGTCATCTTCCCAGTCCTCAAAATCGTCATTGAACATGTCAGTAGACGAGTTTGATTCGTCCTCAAAGAAATTCTCTTCCGGGATTGCTTTTTTTAATTTTGTCCTGGGACGTGTTGATTGATCTGAGGATTGCTTTTGAATCACAAAAGGAGCCTCACACTTAGGGCATTTCACCTTTTTTCCAAAAGCAGACTTATTTTTAATTTTAAAAGACGCAGTGCAATGCGGGCATTTGATCGAAAGTGGATTTGTCATAGATGGGGTTTTCGAAGTTGTGGAGTTTTAGTTCAGTCATCAAAACAAAGGAATTGAGGCATAAAGCGGCTATTTTACGATATGTTTTTATACGTTGCAAATGGTGGTTTTTGCTCAATTTATTTAAAAAAATGACTGAGTTGGCGTCCCAGTTTACTCTTCGGAATCTGAAGATCTATCCGAAATAACTTCTTTGAGCTCCTGCACTTCGATTTTCAATTCTCGAACTTCATTTCTTAACTGATGCAGTAATTCGTGTGTTTCGTGATGTGGCATCGGTCTGTGTTCATGCTGCATTGCACGTTCAATCTGTTCTTGCAGATGGATTTCCTGCTGTTTGGCTTGTCGATGTACCTGAGCTGCCAGTTTGCCCAAGCCCGCCTCTTCTAAATGCTCCGCTGCGAGATGCATTTTCTGGATGCGATGTTTGTGTTGATCAATATGCTGTTCTCGGTTTCGATGTGCATCATGAGAGTGATCGCGGTGGTGTTCACGAATTTGTCGGTGGAGTTTTTGTAATTGTCGTTCTACCTTTTCAACTTCTCGTTCATTTTTTGCTTGTCTTGCTTTGTTGAGTCGATCTTCCAGATCAAATTGCGTTTCATGATATTGCTCAAGAAACCTTCTATCCTGTTCATTGCTGTCATTTGGCGATGTTTGTGCATCGGCATGTGTTTCGGGGAAAAAAGATGAGTCCATTCGCATCCAGCAGACAACAAAAAGGACGATCAGGGCAGCAGCGAGAGTTGATTTGAGCATTTTCATTTCCTGTTTCTATAAGAGTTTAAGGGAAGACAGGTTATCAAATATGTAGCGTCATTTTGCGTTGCGATCGTGATACATTTAAAAAGACTATTGAGTCGAGAACTTCAATCTAATTTTTCTAAACGAAACGACAGCAGGGAGTGAAGACGAAAACTTCTCTCTCCCTTCAATTGGATCTCTAAGCAGAACGTTGTCGAACTTGTGCGCTCAACAGATTTTGATAATGAGGACAGGTTTCTACGAGAGTGTGATGAGGTCCGGTTGCAACTACTTTACCAGAATCCATCACAACAATGCGTGTTGCGAATTCAAGCAGGCTTTGACCGACAGAGTGTGTAATGATGAATACGGTTCGTCCAGGGGCAAACTCTTTTAGCGCTTTGTGAATCAGAATTTCACTTTGTGAGTCAATGGCCGATGTTGCTTCATCGAGAATCAGAATTTCAGGATCTCGCAGAATCGCACGTGCCAAAGCAATACGTTGCCTTTGCCCACCTGATAATTCATGCCCTCGTTCACCAACATTATAAAGCAATCCATCGGGGAGTTGCTCAGTAAACTGTGAAACATGTGCTTTTTTTGCAACAGCTTCTATTTCAATACGACTGGCATTAGGCCGACCATAACGAATGTTCTCGAGGATGGAATCATCAAACAACATCGTTTCCTGTGAGACGACACCGATATGGTTTCTAAGATCCCTTAACCGAATATCACGGGTGTCAATTTCGTTAATAAAAACACTGCCCTTATCGGGATCATAAAAGCGAGGCAGCAGGTTGACTAACGTCGATTTTCCAGAACCGTTTTCACCGACAACCAGTACGACTTCTCCCGCGGAAATTTCCAGATTCACACCATCGAGGATCGGTTCATTATTTCTTGTCGACTCTTTACGTTGTGCATAAGTGAAGTCGATCTTTTTGAAATGGACCGATTCCAGTTTCTGAGGAAAACGTTGAGGTGCATCAGCTTCCTTTACCAGTGTTTCGCGGTCAATGACCGAGAAGATGCGTTCCGCAGCAGCAATGGTTTTTTTCAATTTTGAATAGACGGATGACATTTTTCGAGCAGGATCAGAGATTCCAGCGAGCAAAGCGTACATCATCGAGAGAGTCGCAATATCCATGGGGGCCGAAGCCAGTTGAATCCCCCAGATCTCGGTTTTGCCACGCAATACAAGATAGGAACCGGGAATTAAGGCTATAAAAATAGCCATCAATCCCAACATTTCTGTTGTCGGGCTCGTTAATGAATCAATGCGGACAATACTTAATGCTTTTTTGAAATACTCTTTATTCTCATGATGAAACCGACTGCGGTGTTTTCGGGCGCCGTTAAACGCGATGATCACTTTTGAACTTTCAAAGGACTCCTCAAGCGTTTTATAGATCCGAGACATGCTTTCCATCATTTTTTGGCTGGCATGTTTCAGGGTCTTCCCAATTTTATAGAAGACAATTGCGATCAGAGGAGCAAATACAAATGAAAGAAGTGTCAAACGCCAGTTGACCATGAACGCGAAGATCATACAGGCCAGCGCTTTTAGGGGTTCACGAATGATTTTTCCACCCATTAAGGTCAAACCTTGCGAAAGTTGCTGCATATCAAACGTAAAACGCGACATGAGTGAAGCGGTTCCCTCATCGGATATACTTTGATAATCCAAGTCAAGAACTTTGCGAAAGCATTCCTTTCGAACTGACATCGTTACTAATTCTACGACGCCCCCCACCAATACATCTTGTGTGAAAATACAGAGACCTTTAACGAGGGTTGTCAGCAACAAAAGTCCCAGAATGAGTGCGAACGTGTCAAACTGGTCATCTGGAATACGTGTGATAATTGTAGATTGAATCCACTTGAGGGCTAATAACTTACGAGAGGCATTACTCAGTTTTCTTTGTTGCCGAGATTGGTCGCTAAGCAGATTGACTGGTGCTGTGGCCAGATCAGTTTGAGTGAACTCGTCTCCTGTGGAGTTGTCTGGTTGAGCCTCCAAATTTTGTGAATGAATTGCACGGGTGATATCTTTAAGTGCGTCTTGTTTCTCCTGAATGAGTTCTTCAGTGAGGCTGATTTCTTTTTGTACGTAACCGCTTAGACTTTCGCCCTGTAACAAGACTTTGACAACAAGAAACGTGACGGAGAGATTGGCGCCCCATAACAGGGCAACCAGAAGGGCAAAAAAGAAAGACACGACCAAACGTCTGCGAAACGGCCATGCATAAGATAGGATTCTGGTTATGTGATTCACAGTGTCTACTCGGGTATCTGAGGAAGATTATGTGCGTTAAGTCTATTTTAATAAATGGTTTATGGTCTTTGTCTGATTCCTGTATCGAATCCTCTCGCGTACACTTTCAGAGTGGTTTTGCGATGGAAAACGCGAATTAGACTAGGAAATGGAGTTCAGGTCCAGACGAAATTCTGGTACGTGTTGATATGAGCACTTTTTCAAAACCTGTCGTTGGAATCATTTGTAATTTTATTGCGAACTAATTGTTCATCGAATGTGTCTTGGGAGGGGTATTTCCTGCGGTTTGTGATATGCTGCAAACTTAAATTCCTGGCTTCGGTAAATCTTCTCTGCAATCCCTCCGATTGTATTCGGGCTTCTTTTAACCATTGATTGGATCAGTGTAATGGGAGACCCTTCCCTCAATACTCAAGATTCGCTCGTGCGGCCAGGAAGTCTGCGCGAACTGGCTAATGTTGCCGTTCCCCTGGTTTTGAGTTGCGGTTCACTTTCCATTATGCATGTGGTAGACCGGATTTTCTTAACATGGTGGTCTACTGACGCTGTGGCTGCAGCATTGCCTGCAGGGATGATTCAATGGACGGCTATGTCGATTGCGATGGGTAAAGCAACGTATGTAAATACGTTTGTTGCTCAGTATGAAGGAGCAGGTCAGAAGCAGCGCGTTTCGGAATCTGTCTGGCAGGGACTGTATATGGCTCTGATCTGGGGGGGAATTTTATTACTGGGAATCCCATTTGCTGGAACGTTCTTCCATTGGATTGGTCATGTCGGA
This window encodes:
- a CDS encoding alpha/beta hydrolase family protein produces the protein MIQKQSSDQSTRPRTKLKKAIPEENFFEDESNSSTDMFNDDFEDWEDDLSGGSVVKPSVKKKNKTPKKKKKSPSDFSLKKYGLTPFIAVTSIGLILLNLVLFLMQSHFLMLAFMLTCIVAIGCVFAGGLGLLIEAGKESGTELILCLIVPLYNVYFAISRIEQTKQSLATFVTGALLLLISFTLTFGSLISISSSRSPSFTAPDSAEFNETSQSSPTSISNINNQLSSDSRGHFPKTRQPNSPTRSSNQTQRSKFDLSQIKPMLMSWPAEGASGFSVYRERKTASIGKVYEAQNSRSFEGESPAGANMKFRVYLPPDIDPASPVPCILVPPAGSNLLTGMEIDPPDLMPNPEHEPYLKAGFAVITFSLDGHLWRREQSTNFEVKNAHSDFRKSKAGLVNCVHAFLETQAVIPGIDKNNVFIAGHSSAGTLSLLFAEHYPQVKGCLAYAASVDLKKSMAEYLPTIKAVIPDVEDFLRLSSPQSHISNLTCPVFIFHSREDPVTSFTNSQNFASQLKTQGTEVEFVAGNGNDHYQTMIDEGLPKGIEWIKKQIAKSSSSQTDTQMAASKGQNQTALQNAKNLIDVTRRKATFKVNGFDEFYEKTLKEKPDFWKSSIVDKIQLGLGEIVPGHARGSANLDLEQMTLSFEFTGDLPSDIPQKFADNIFAKSIILAEEAPKIEEASSNPNSRIMDSNYLTFRIRTLNRLRFNKNSSPKVAEVNLQQINRYVPNSLIINYADKWIYIKLKGLGDKSEIERAAVNAFSTAGLFVSPKKFDLSPADLAMHRASNSPNTTSGKRTTEKTSTNYPQSDKKQKYVIHYGVYSGKSIKESVKRSLKGFVWVDQKSIQFNPDSKEISFINRSIVDDGALERALTRNKFYQLNITKEVIPEVEPTPKKEETKAGT
- a CDS encoding ABC transporter ATP-binding protein — encoded protein: MSFFFALLVALLWGANLSVTFLVVKVLLQGESLSGYVQKEISLTEELIQEKQDALKDITRAIHSQNLEAQPDNSTGDEFTQTDLATAPVNLLSDQSRQQRKLSNASRKLLALKWIQSTIITRIPDDQFDTFALILGLLLLTTLVKGLCIFTQDVLVGGVVELVTMSVRKECFRKVLDLDYQSISDEGTASLMSRFTFDMQQLSQGLTLMGGKIIREPLKALACMIFAFMVNWRLTLLSFVFAPLIAIVFYKIGKTLKHASQKMMESMSRIYKTLEESFESSKVIIAFNGARKHRSRFHHENKEYFKKALSIVRIDSLTSPTTEMLGLMAIFIALIPGSYLVLRGKTEIWGIQLASAPMDIATLSMMYALLAGISDPARKMSSVYSKLKKTIAAAERIFSVIDRETLVKEADAPQRFPQKLESVHFKKIDFTYAQRKESTRNNEPILDGVNLEISAGEVVLVVGENGSGKSTLVNLLPRFYDPDKGSVFINEIDTRDIRLRDLRNHIGVVSQETMLFDDSILENIRYGRPNASRIEIEAVAKKAHVSQFTEQLPDGLLYNVGERGHELSGGQRQRIALARAILRDPEILILDEATSAIDSQSEILIHKALKEFAPGRTVFIITHSVGQSLLEFATRIVVMDSGKVVATGPHHTLVETCPHYQNLLSAQVRQRSA